A window of Danio aesculapii unplaced genomic scaffold, fDanAes4.1, whole genome shotgun sequence contains these coding sequences:
- the LOC130220281 gene encoding butyrophilin-like protein 3, giving the protein MKLVCLILLILDGITDSLSEQYKVVGSADPVLAFAGEDVILPCSVKPNISVVDMKVEWFRLDQKYSVVHLYEDHVDRNTEQIESYRGRTELNHQQLQTGNASLRLSAVQVSDEGRYKCFIQSSSWSDDATINFKVEAVGSPPVITVDGFDHSGGLHLQCESEGWYPEPDLEWLDSDGVRLSPETTETHRNTDGFSVKHTVTVHQRDGKIHCRVKMKHHMLEALITTTSNMFTSWRTSVIIISICVLLNVIAGILIAVNVQKYRGYRAHNQQREKKKHEYDNLWREKRKIKEEHDELLKEKNKIQHEHDQLLEEKNKIQHERDQLLQSQRMIIPKAITHLRQHMAVTVTLDADSAHCDLIVSEDGKEVKCGNTEKGENEDKDRFTEYLGVLAKEGFSSGCFYFEVQVKDQTEWYLGVTRESADRKKLISPENGYWTVGKKADSYWAHGISSVSLSLRVKPQKVGVFVNYEKGFVSFYDVDYMFHIYSYTGQSFNEKLYPFASLGDVCNENSTPLIICDDYQWWTKSTNLEFKEELH; this is encoded by the exons ATGAAGTTGGTTTGTTTGATTCTGCTAATTTTAGATGGAATTACAGATTCACTATCAG AGCAGTATAAAGTAGTGGGATCTGCAGATCCTGTGTTAGCATTTGCTGGTGAAGATGTGATTCTGCCCTGTTCAGTCAAACCCAACATCAGTGTTGTGGACATGAAAGTGGAGTGGTTTAGACTTGATCAGAAATACTCAGTAGTTCATCTCTATGAGGATCATGTAGACAGAAACACAGAGCAGATTGAGTCCTACAGAGGGAGAACTGAACTCAATCATCAACAACTACAGACAGGAAACGCATCACTCAGACTATCAGCCGTGCAAGTGTCTGATGAAGGACGTTATAAGTGTTTTATTCAGTCCAGCTCCTGGTCTGATGATGCCACGATTAATTTTAAAGTTGAAG CTGTAGGAAGTCCTCCAGTGATCACAGTAGATGGATTTGATCATTCAGGTGGGCTTCATCTACAGTGTGAATCTGAAGGTTGGTATCCTGAACCTGATCTTGAGTGGCTGGACAGTGATGGAGTCAGATTGAGTCCAGAAACtacagaaacacacagaaacacagatgGATTCAGTGTGAAACACACCGTCACTGTTCATCAGAGAGATGGCAAGATTCACTGCAGAGTCAAAATGAAGCATCACATGCTGGAGGCACTTATCACCACTACAA GTAATATGTTTACTTCATGGAGGACATCAGTGATCATCATTTCAATTTGTGTTTTACTCAATGTGATTGCTGGAATACTGATAGCTGTGAATGTTCAGAAATACAGAGGTTACAGAG CACACAATCAacaaagggagaaaaaaaaacacg AATATGATAATCTATGGCGTGAGAAGAGGAAAATAAAAGAGg AACATGATGAACTGCTGAAggagaaaaacaaaatacaacatg AACATGATCAACTGCTGGAAGAGAAGAACAAAATACAACATG aacgTGATCAGCTTCTACAAAGTCAAAGAATGATTATACCAAAAG CTATTACACATTTAAGACAACACATGG CAGTGACTGTGACTCTGGATGCTGATTCTGCTCATTGCGATCTCATTGTTTCTGAAGATGGAAAAGAAGTGAAATGTGGAAACACAGAGAAAGGAGAGAATGAGGATAAAGACAGGTTTACTGAATATCTCGGTGTACTGGCAAAGGAGGGATTTTCTTCAGGGTGTTTTTACTTTGAGGTGCAGGTGAAGGATCAAACTGAGTGGTATTTAGGAGTGACCAGAGAATCTGCTGACAGAAAGAAGTTGATCAGTCCTGAGAATGGATACTGGACTGTAGGGAAGAAAGCTGATAGTTACTGGGCTCATGGGATTTCAAgtgtctctctttctctgagaGTGAAACCACAGAAGGTCGGTGTGTTTGTGAATTATGAGAAGGGTTTTGTCTCTTTTTATGATGTTGACTACATGTTTCATATCTACTCTTACACTGGTCAATCTTTTAATGAGAAACTCTATCCATTTGCTAGTTTGGGGGATGTGTGTAATGAAAACTCTACACCACTGATTATCTGTGATGATTACCAGTGGTGGACAAAGTCCACAAACCTTGAGTTTAAAGAAGAGCTGCACTAG